One segment of Salvia splendens isolate huo1 chromosome 20, SspV2, whole genome shotgun sequence DNA contains the following:
- the LOC121781166 gene encoding basic leucine zipper and W2 domain-containing protein 2-like, producing the protein MSSKEKPTLGGTRIKTRKRNIAAPLDPAAFSDAVVQIYLDNAGDLELIAKCIESSDLNFSRYGDTFFEVVFRGTRTQPGTIKLDEGERHPYSIFDCEPSREVILPSVIYIQKLLRRRPFLIKSLENVMQKFLQSLELFEQDERKKLAIFTALAFSQKLSGLPPETVFQPLLKDNLIEKGLVLSFITDFFKEYLVDNSLDDLIAILKRAKIEDSLMDFFPSAKRTPEALSEHFTKEGLLLLVEYNEKKLFEVKLKEMKTAITNQISEAADVAEVIETVKQHVKDAKFPDIEVVRILWDVLMDAVQWSGKNQQQNANSALRQVKTWAALLNAFCTTGKLELELVYKVQVQCYEDAKLMKLFPEIIRSLYDQDVLAEDTILHWFRKGTNPKGRQTFVKSLEPFVKWLEEAEEEE; encoded by the exons ATGAG CTCGAAGGAGAAACCCACTCTCGG TGGCACGCGGATTAAGACCCGCAAACGGAATATTGCTGCGCCACTGGACCCTGCAGCATTCTCGGATGCAGTGGTCCagatttatttggataatgcTGGTGAtctg GAACTTATTGCAAAGTGCATTGAATCTTCAGACCTTAATTTCTCAAGATACGGTGACACCTTTTTTGAG GTTGTATTCAGGGGCACCCGTACACAACCTGGCACTATAAAGCTCGATGAGGGGGAGCGTCATCCATACTCTATATTTGACTGTGAACCTAGTCGTGAAGTGATTTTGCCATCAGTGATATACATACAAAAACTTTTGAGGAGAAGGCCTTTCCTCATAAAGAGTCTTGAAAATGTCATGCAAAAGTTCTTGCAATCTTTGGAACTGTTCGAGCAGGATGAGAGGAAGAAGCTCGCTATTTTCACTGCACTTGCTTTTTCCCAGAAGTTATCCGGTCTCCCCCCTGAGACTGTCTTCCAGCCATTGCTCAAGGATAACCTCATTGAAAAGGGGCTAGTTCTCTCATTCATCACTGATTTCTTCAAGGAATATCTGGTTGACAATAGCCTTGATGACCTCATTGCAATTCTGAAGCGGGCTAAGATTGAGGACAGCCTTATGGACTTTTTCCCATCTGCGAAGCGGACACCTGAAGCTCTCTCTGAACATTTTAC CAAGGAAGGGCTTCTATTATTGGTAGAGTACAATGAGAAGAAACTTTTTGAGGTGAAGCTTAAGGAAATGAAAACTGCGATTACAAACCAGATAAGTGAAGCAGCTGACGTAGCTGAAGTCATAGAAACAGTTAAACAACATGTGAAAGATGCTAAATTTCCAGACATTGAAGTTGTGCGGATTCTCTGGGATGTCCTCATGGATGCAGTGCAATGGTCTGGGAAAAACCAGCAGCAAAATGCTAATTCTGCTCTACGTCAG GTGAAAACATGGGCTGCCCTGCTGAATGCCTTCTGCACCACAGGAAAGCTTGAGCTTGAACTTGTCTACAAAGTTCAGGTCCAGTGCTACGAAGATGCTAAACTGATGAAACTGTTTCCTGAAATAATAAGATCACTATATGATCAGGATGTTCTTGCAGAAGATACCATTCTTCACTGGTTCCGCAAAGGAACCAACCCTAAGGGCAG GCAAACATTTGTGAAGTCGTTGGAGCCATTTGTGAAGTGGCTAGAGGAAGCTGAGGAAGAAGAGTAA